The genome window TCCAGAACAAGGTACGAATGATCGTTATGGGTAAAATAATCATAAATCCGCGGGATGGACGGATGGTTGAGCGTGGCAAGCATGTTCGCCTCGCGCTCAAAATTTTCAACGATCGTCTGGCGCACAAGCGGGTCGGGCGCCAGGTTGATCATTTCCTTGACAGCCACCAGTTTCACCACATTGGGAAAGTGCAGATCGCGGGCGCGATAAACCGACCCCATGCCGCCCACGCCGATCACATCCTGAATATTGTAACGGTTAACGAGCGTCACTCCCGCCTGCAACTGCTGGCGGGAAGATTGATCTCCAGGCCCTGAAAAGGAAGATGTGATGTTTTTTGTTTCCAGAAGGGGGCTCCTCTTCTCCACAAACGGATTAATGAATTATAGTGTGCAGTTGCAGGAATTGCAACTGCCCGGCGTTGCAATTTTGTTGAGGGACGGCTTGCGGGGAACCGATTTCTACGGCACAATACATTATTGTGAGGATTCTAGCAGTAAGCGACCAGGTTGTGGAGCGCATCTACACCCTCGTCCCCAGCGGACATTTTCAGGGTGTAGAACTCATCCTCGGCTGCGGCGACCTGCCGTACACCTACCTGGAATATATCGTCACCATGTTGAATGTGCCCATGTATTACATACCGGGCAACCATGACCCGCAATTCGACCTGATGGATAAACGCTCAAGAGCCGAGGGCGGCTCCAACCTGGACTTGAAAACCGCCCGCCACAATAATATCCTGATCGGCGGGTTTGGCGGATGCATCCGCTACCGTCCCGATGGTGTCAACCAATACACACAATCGGAAGCCTACCGGCGGGCTTTTCGACTGCTCCCGCAGCTGCTGATAAACCGCATTAAACACGGCCGCGCCATGGACATCCTGATCAGCCACTCACCGCCCTTCCACATCCACGATGACTCGGACCTCGCACATCAGGGATTGAAAGCCCTAAACTGGCTCAACCGCATTGCAAAACCGCGTTATCATCTTCACGGACACACACACTTTTACAGGAACAACCTTGAAGATCAGGAAACCCTGTTTAATCAGACCAGAATTATCAACGTATATCCTTACAAAATATTGGAAATCTAAAAACCATATGGAGTCAGGGAGTTAAGTGCCACGAAGTGGTATGCTCCCGTGGTTTCGGCGGCAAGCCGCCTGTCTCCAAAAGTGAGTGAAGAAGATGTCAAACCCATTGAACGAACGCACGCGCGCCGACTTTAGCAAGGCACGCTTCAAATCCTTCATCAACCAGGTCTTCTCCGTGATTGCGGGAAACAAACACACCACCACCCTGCTCTCCTACGACGAGATCAAGGAAAAGCTGCACATCGGCGGTCCCATTTATCGGGGCGTAAAAACCATTCGCGTGGACCAGATCGCAGGGAGTCTGAACCGTTATCACGAATTCGACCGCGCCTTCCTTCCAAAGGAAGATCAACTCGCCAGCCGCTGGCAAAAAGTGGATCGCGCCTTTTACGAAGATATCCACCTGCCGCCCGTTGTCCTGTACAAAGTGGGCGAGGTCTATTTTGTCGTGGATGGTCATCACCGCGTATCCGTCGCGCGCGAGAAGGGACAACTGTACATCGAAGCCGAAGTGCGCGAATGCGCCACCCGCGTGAACATCACGCCCAACATCAAACCCGAAGACCTTGAGGTGCTTCACACAAAGGTGCACTTCCTTGAGCGCTCCTCCCTGGATAAGATCCGCCCGCATGCGAATATAAAGCTCACCATCCCCGATGGTTTTGAACGCATGCTTGAACACATTGCCGTTCACGGCTACTTTATGGGGCTTGACCTCCAGCGTGACGTCTCGGATGAGGAAGCTGTCGCACATTGGTACGATACGGTGTACCTGCCGATCATTGAGATCATCCGCAAGAGCGGTATCTTAAAGGAATTTCCCGGCAAAACGGAGGGCGATCTGTATCTTTGGACCCTGGACCATCAGCATTATTTATACAAGGAACAGGGGCAACCCCTGCAGCCGCCGGAGACAGCCGCAAAAACGTTCATCGAAGAAAACGAGTAACCATGACTGACCTTCATCCACTGGCAGGAGTCTACGCCGCAGCCGTAACTCCACTAAAAACAGACGCCTCTTCCTTCGACCTTGAGTCGGTTCTCGCCTTTTTGCATTTCCTCGCTGGTAGAGGCTGCCACGGTGCCTTGCTCTTCGGCACAACTGGCGAGGGACCGTCCTTCTCGCCCAAGGAACGTGAGATATTCCTGCGCTCCGTGCGCGTTGTGCGCCAGCAAATTCGCGGATTCAAACTACTGGCAGGCACAGGCACACCCAGCCTGACCGAAACCATCGAATTGACCAAACTCGCCTACCAACTCGGCTACGATGGGACGGTCGTCCTGCCGCCATATTACTTCCGCAAAGTGACAGATGACGGCTTGTTCCAATGGTTCAGCGAATTGATCGAGAAAGCCGTGCCAGAAGGAAAATATCTGCTCGGCTATCATATCCCGCCCATGACAGGCATCGGCTTTTCGCTGGAACTGCTTGAACGATTGAAGGAAAAATTCCCGAATCAATTCGCAGGCATCAAGGATTCATCACATGATGAATCCTATGCAACCGCAGTTGGTCAACATTTTGGCAAAGACCTGCTCGTCCTGAACGGCACGGACGCTTATTTGCATCATGCGCTGAAGAACAACGCACAAGGCGCGATCACCGCACCCGCAAATCTGATCTCGGATAACCTGCGCAAGGTTTGGGATCTGTTTCAGGAAGGAGAAGACCCGTCCGAAGCGCAGGCGAAGGTCAGCGAACAGCGGCATTTTCTTGAAAGTTACGCCCCCATCGCCCCTATCTTGAAGGGACTGCTTCATAAGATACACGGACTTCCGCGCTGGTCGGTGCGCGCGCCGCTGGAAGATGCGGACGAGAAAACGCTGGTAGATGCGGCGGAGAAGTTTTCAAAAATCTCGTAATTCAGTAGGGACACAGCGACGCTGTGTCCCTACTTTTTTTCATCAGGTAAAATTCATCCATGAGAATCTGGCGCTTACTTCACACTCCCCCATCCACGGGCGCATGGAATATGGCGGTGGATGAAGCCATACTCGAGCATATCCATCGCGGAGAATCGAAACCGACTTTGAGATTGTATGCCTGGCAGCCGCCGTGCCTCTCACTTGGCTACGCGCAGCCGTTTAGGGATGTAGATGTGGAGCGGCTCAAATCCCGGGGCTGGGACGTGGTGCGCCGCGTGACGGGGGGACGGGCGATCCTGCACACGGACGAATTGACCTACTCGGTGACAGGCTCCGCGGATGAACCCGTGCTGGCAGGCGGTGTACTGGAATCATATAACCGTTTGTCGCAAGCGCTGCTGTTCGCGGTGCGCGAGTTGGGATTGCAGGTTGAGGTAAAAGAGCAAGTCGCTCAAGCCGCCGTCCTCGGCGGCGGGGACGCCGCCGGGAGCAAGGTAAACCCCGTTTGCTTTGAAGTGCCTTCGACTTACGAGATCACCGTCAATGGAAAGAAACTCATCGGCTCGGCGCAGGCGCGCAAGAAGGAAGGAGTGCTTCAACACGGCTCACTCCCGTTGAGGGGCGACCTGACCCGCATTTGCGACGCGCTGGTTTTTGATAGCGAATCCGCGCGGGAGGATGCAAAGGAAAGACTGCTTGCGCGGGCGACGACGGTTGAGTCGGTTTTGGGTGTAGAAAAAGATTGGGAAACAGCAGCCCAGGCTTTCGTCCGCGGGTTTGAGGCGGAATTGGGAATCCAGTTCGGGCGCGGGGAAATGTCCCAATCCGAAATCCAAAGAGCGGAAGAATTGGTCAAAGAAAAATACGCGCACGCATCATGGACGGAGCGGTTATGAAAAAAGTTTTGGTGTACGGCTCGTATGGGTACACGGGGGAGTTGATCGTGGAGCAGGCGGTGAAGCAGGGACTTGGGCTGCTGCTGGCGGGGCGCGATGAAAGTAAAGTGCGGGCGCAAGCCGAGCGATATGGATTGGAATACCGCGCGTTTTCATTGGATGACACCGCCGCGTTAGACGCGGCGCTGCAGGAAACGGACGCGGTCTTGCATTGCGCGGGTCCGTTCGTGTTGACGTTTCGTCAGGTGGCGGAGGCGTGCATTCGAAACAAAAAACATTACGTGGATATCAGCGGCGAGATTGAAGGCTTTGAAGCGCTGGCGCAGATGGATTCGGACGCGAAACGCGCGGGCGTGATGCTGCTGCCGGGCGGCGGCTTCGATGTGGTGCCGTCCGATTGTTTGAGCGCGCATGTTGCGGGGAAACTTCCGAACGCGACGCATTTGAATTTGTACATCAAAAGCATCGGGAGCGGAGTCTCGCGTGGGACGGCGCGCTCTGGCATCGAGAACATGCACAGGCAGGGACGCATTCGCCGTGATGGAAGAATCCAGACAGTTCCAGGCGCATGGCACGTGAAGCGCGTGGACTTCGGACGCGGCGCAAGTCGTGTAGTTTCCATTGGCTGGGGCGACGTCAGCACGGCATATCACAGCACGGGCATCCCAAACATTACAGCGTACATGGGTTTCCCCAACGCGATGATAGACGGGTTGTATCTCACGCGAGTCATCGGTCCGTTGTTGTACACGCGCCGAATGAAGAATTTTCTCAAATGGCTGATCGGCGTGTTGAATCCCACAGGACCGTCGAAATATAAAAACGAAAACGGATTTGCCCTGCTCATCGCCGAAGTATCGGATGGGAAGCAGACCGTCCGCGCCAAGCTACGGACGCCCGAAGCGTATTATCTGACGGCGCTGACGTCGGTCGAGATCATGAAGCGGATTCTTGCATCGGACTATAAGGCGGGATTCCAAACCCCAAGCACAGCCTACGGCGCAGATTTTATTCTGGGATTCGATGGAGTCCAGCGTGAGGATTTTTAACCGTCACTGCAACGCGCCTCGAAACTCCGCTGCAAACTGTTTCGCTGTTTCTATCGGCTTTTCACTCCCCCCAATCGTTTTCACACACGCCGAACCGACAATGACTCCATCCGCCAATTTACCGACTTGCCTGGCTTGTTCGGGCGTGCCGATTCCAAATCCCACACACACAGGCACAGATGTGTGTTCCCGTACGCGAGAAATTAACTCACCCAAACCTTCTGAAATGGATTTGCGTTCCCCGGTCACACCTGTCACTGAAACAAGATAGATAAATCCCTTGGCGTTGCGGGCGATCATTTCCATGCGGTCGGGAGGCGTGGTGGGCGCGAGCATTTGAATTAACGGTAATTGTAGGGGCGACGCATGCGTCGCCCCTACGAATTCATCCGACTCTTCCATCGGCAGATCAGGGATGATGAATCCGTCCGCACCGGCCTCTTCCGCATCACGGACGAATTTCTCCAAGCCATACGCCAGCATGGGGTTGTAGTAACCCATCAGGATCAACGGGATGTCCACGCCGCGCTTGCGCAATTCCTTCACGGCTTCGAGCGACTTCTTGACCGTGATTCCCTGCTCCAAGGCAATTTGTGTCGCGTGCTGAATCACAGGTCCATCCGCGAGCGGATCGGAGAAGGACAGTCCCACTTCGATCAAGTCCGCACCGCTGTTTGCTAAGGCTTCGATCACGTCAATGGACGTGTCCAAGTCAGGGTAGCCCAACGGGAAGTAGGGCATGAAGATTGGTTTGTTCTTGAAAGCGTTTTCGATTCGGTTCATGATACCTCTGAAAAGAACTTAACCACGAAGGGCACAAAGCACACAAAGGGGAAAGGCAATGAGCCTTAAGGCTTTATACCTTCGTGACCTTAGTGTCCTTTGTGGTTACAGATTTTCTCCCAACTCTTTAATCACCGTATTCAAATCCTTATCGCCTCTACCCGACAAATTCACCAAAATCACCTGGTCTTTCCTCATCCTCGGTGCGCGCTTGATGACCTCCGCCACTGCATGGGACGACTCCAGCGCAGGGATGATCCCTTCGGTGTGGCATAAGGTCTGGAAGGCGTTCAATGCTTCATCATCCGTTGCGGATGTATAAAACGCCCGTTCAGTATCCCGCATCAGCGCGTGTTCAGGGCCGACCGCCGCGTAATCCAACCCCGCCGAGACCGAATGTGTCTTCGCAATTTGTCCATCTTCATCCTGCAAGACGTACGTCCGTGTGCCATGAATCACACCAATTCGTCCTCTCACGGGATCACCGAAACGCGCTGCATGTTTGCCCGTTTCGATTCCGCTTCCGCCCGCTTCGAC of Anaerolineales bacterium contains these proteins:
- a CDS encoding metallophosphoesterase, translated to MRILAVSDQVVERIYTLVPSGHFQGVELILGCGDLPYTYLEYIVTMLNVPMYYIPGNHDPQFDLMDKRSRAEGGSNLDLKTARHNNILIGGFGGCIRYRPDGVNQYTQSEAYRRAFRLLPQLLINRIKHGRAMDILISHSPPFHIHDDSDLAHQGLKALNWLNRIAKPRYHLHGHTHFYRNNLEDQETLFNQTRIINVYPYKILEI
- a CDS encoding dihydrodipicolinate synthase family protein encodes the protein MTDLHPLAGVYAAAVTPLKTDASSFDLESVLAFLHFLAGRGCHGALLFGTTGEGPSFSPKEREIFLRSVRVVRQQIRGFKLLAGTGTPSLTETIELTKLAYQLGYDGTVVLPPYYFRKVTDDGLFQWFSELIEKAVPEGKYLLGYHIPPMTGIGFSLELLERLKEKFPNQFAGIKDSSHDESYATAVGQHFGKDLLVLNGTDAYLHHALKNNAQGAITAPANLISDNLRKVWDLFQEGEDPSEAQAKVSEQRHFLESYAPIAPILKGLLHKIHGLPRWSVRAPLEDADEKTLVDAAEKFSKIS
- a CDS encoding lipoate--protein ligase family protein; translated protein: MRIWRLLHTPPSTGAWNMAVDEAILEHIHRGESKPTLRLYAWQPPCLSLGYAQPFRDVDVERLKSRGWDVVRRVTGGRAILHTDELTYSVTGSADEPVLAGGVLESYNRLSQALLFAVRELGLQVEVKEQVAQAAVLGGGDAAGSKVNPVCFEVPSTYEITVNGKKLIGSAQARKKEGVLQHGSLPLRGDLTRICDALVFDSESAREDAKERLLARATTVESVLGVEKDWETAAQAFVRGFEAELGIQFGRGEMSQSEIQRAEELVKEKYAHASWTERL
- a CDS encoding saccharopine dehydrogenase NADP-binding domain-containing protein is translated as MKKVLVYGSYGYTGELIVEQAVKQGLGLLLAGRDESKVRAQAERYGLEYRAFSLDDTAALDAALQETDAVLHCAGPFVLTFRQVAEACIRNKKHYVDISGEIEGFEALAQMDSDAKRAGVMLLPGGGFDVVPSDCLSAHVAGKLPNATHLNLYIKSIGSGVSRGTARSGIENMHRQGRIRRDGRIQTVPGAWHVKRVDFGRGASRVVSIGWGDVSTAYHSTGIPNITAYMGFPNAMIDGLYLTRVIGPLLYTRRMKNFLKWLIGVLNPTGPSKYKNENGFALLIAEVSDGKQTVRAKLRTPEAYYLTALTSVEIMKRILASDYKAGFQTPSTAYGADFILGFDGVQREDF
- the trpA gene encoding tryptophan synthase subunit alpha codes for the protein MNRIENAFKNKPIFMPYFPLGYPDLDTSIDVIEALANSGADLIEVGLSFSDPLADGPVIQHATQIALEQGITVKKSLEAVKELRKRGVDIPLILMGYYNPMLAYGLEKFVRDAEEAGADGFIIPDLPMEESDEFVGATHASPLQLPLIQMLAPTTPPDRMEMIARNAKGFIYLVSVTGVTGERKSISEGLGELISRVREHTSVPVCVGFGIGTPEQARQVGKLADGVIVGSACVKTIGGSEKPIETAKQFAAEFRGALQ